A window of Gossypium raimondii isolate GPD5lz chromosome 7, ASM2569854v1, whole genome shotgun sequence genomic DNA:
GGGGAACCCTTTGTCAATACATGACTGGTTGCAGTTGGGAATTGCTGAACAAGGTCCCAAGCAAGGTGGTACATTTATAGCATCTACACCCACTGGCCCTGCAACTGATCATACaatatttcatcaaaaacagTCATATATGATGAGTAAAGCTGTATAGATGATAAAGAGATGAATGTTTTACCCAAATTCCATATCAT
This region includes:
- the LOC105771174 gene encoding putative defensin-like protein 73 — translated: MRRGNVANLIVQQVLGILCLIMIWNLVAGPVGVDAINVPPCLGPCSAIPNCNQSCIDKGFPKGGVCIGFSFEDLACCCTQ